The genomic interval CCGGGGCATTCGGGTTCGGCCCCGACAACCCGTTCTGGGTCTTCGGCGTGCTCACCCTGACCGGCGCGGCGGTCGGGGCGGCCGTGCGCTACCTGCCAGGACACGGCGGGCCCGATTCCGCCGTGGGTGAGTTGGATGCTGAACCACCGAAGCTCATCGCGCTGCCCTCGCTGGCGATCGCCGTCGTGCTCGGACTGGCAGGAGGGGTGAGCCTCGGTCCGGAGAACCCAATCATCGGCATCAACAGCGCATTGGCCGTCGCGCTGCTAGCCCGCTTTGCAGCAGGCGTACCACCGAAGCTGGCCGCGGTCTTCGCCATGGCCGCGACGATCGGTGCACTCTTCGGCACTCCTGTCGCTGCTGCTCTCGTGCTCACCGGTGCAGTCGGCGCGATCAAGGGCGAGGGAGCACTGTGGGACAAGCTCTTCCTGCCGCTCGCTGCGGCGGCATCCGGCGCGATCACGACGAAGCTGCTCGGCGCGCACGCCATGACCTTCACTCTTCCTCCGGTCGGGGAGCTCGATGTCGTCGACGCGCTGGTGGGTACCGGCATCGCGATCGGCGCGGCGCTGATCGTCATCGTCGGGGCGATGTTGCTGCCGATCGTGCATCGAGCGTTCCACGCGCTGGGCAACCCACTGCTGTTCACCACGCTCGGCGGTGCCCTGCTCGGTGTGCTCGCCGTCATCGGCGGTCCGATGACGATGTTCAAGGGGCTGAATGAGACCGGTGCCCTGCTCGCCGATCCCGGAGCCTACTCAGTGGGGCAGCTGGCA from Microbacterium sp. H1-D42 carries:
- a CDS encoding ion channel protein, which encodes MSDAGESITGPRRATRARRLMVMAVPAIAVGIGSALMLWVLDLVSGGLQNVLWEFLPGAFGFGPDNPFWVFGVLTLTGAAVGAAVRYLPGHGGPDSAVGELDAEPPKLIALPSLAIAVVLGLAGGVSLGPENPIIGINSALAVALLARFAAGVPPKLAAVFAMAATIGALFGTPVAAALVLTGAVGAIKGEGALWDKLFLPLAAAASGAITTKLLGAHAMTFTLPPVGELDVVDALVGTGIAIGAALIVIVGAMLLPIVHRAFHALGNPLLFTTLGGALLGVLAVIGGPMTMFKGLNETGALLADPGAYSVGQLALFAGVKLLALVIAAAAGFRGGRVFPIVFIGVALGLLAAALFPGTPLALAVACAVLGATLVATHDGWIALFLGVVLVGDIHVLPMLCVIVLPVWLVVTASPELIARPADETPAT